The following proteins come from a genomic window of Pleuronectes platessa chromosome 2, fPlePla1.1, whole genome shotgun sequence:
- the il10 gene encoding interleukin-10 — protein sequence MAPWSLLLSLVLLSLLSSAWTSPMCNNYCCRFVEGFPVRLRRLREDYYHIRDFYEANDDLDTALLDRSVEESFESPFACHAMNSILEFYLSTVLPTAMAGVTEETKDLKDHVKSIQQIFDELKEDVTKCRNYFSCKKPFDIKDLNSSYTQMENKGLYKAMGELEQLFNYIEKYLASKRRRNNVASA from the exons ATGGCTCCCTGGTCTCTCCTCCTGTCCCTGGTtctcctgtctctcctcagcTCTGCATGGACGAGTCCAATGTGCAATAACTATTGCTGCCGTTTCGTGGAGGGCTTCCCTGTCAGACTCAGGAGGCTCAGAGAAGACTATTACCACATCAGAGACTTCTAC gAGGCAAATGATGACCTAGACACGGCGCTGCTGGATCGGAGCGTGGAGGAGTCTTTCGAA AGCCCGTTTGCGTGCCACGCCATGAACAGCATCCTAGAGTTCTACCTGAGCACGGTGCTGCCCACAGCCATGGCCGGAGTGACGGAGGAAACCAAGGACCTGAAGGATCACGTGAAGTCCATACAGCAAATCTTCGACGAGCTCAAGGAAGATGTCACCAAATGT AGAAACTACTTCTCATGCAAGAAACCGTTTGACATCAAAGACTTAAACTCTTCTTACACTCAG ATGGAGAACAAAGGTCTATATAAGGCCATGGGCGAGCTGGAGCAGCTGTTTAACTACATTGAGAAATACCTGGCTTCAAAACGGCGGCGAAACAATGTGGCCTCCGCCTGA
- the mapkapk2a gene encoding MAP kinase-activated protein kinase 2, with translation MLSNAQNQPLFPNPGQQNPAGQQNPTGQFLPYNARPNLQIKKNAITDEYKVTSQVLGLGINGKVLEIFQKKTGDKYALKMLQDCAKARREVELHWRASPCSNIVRIIDVFENLYQSRKCLLIVMECMDGGELFSRIQDRGDQAFTEREASDIMKSIGEAIQFLHAINIAHRDVKPENLLYSSKRPSALLKLTDFGFAKETTSHNSLATPCYTPYYVAPEVLGPEKYDKSCDMWSLGVIMYILLCGYPPFYSNHGLAISPGMKKRIRMGQYEFPNPEWCDVSEEAKQLIRTLLKTEPTQRMTITEFMNHPWINQSMEVPQTPLHTSRVLKEEKDTWEDVKEEMTSALATMRVDYEQIKIKTIEDSTNPLLSKRRKKACNTMADPHSAGH, from the exons ATGCTGTCCAACGCACAGAACCAGCCGCTGTTCCCCAACCCGGGGCAGCAGAACCCGGCCGGGCAGCAGAACCCCACCGGCCAGTTTCTGCCCTACAACGCCAGACCCAACTTACAGATCAAGAAGAACGCCATCACAGACGAATACAAGGTGACCAGCCAGGTGCTGGGGCTGGGCATCAATGGAAAGGTGCTTGAAATCTTCCAGAAGAAGACGGGAGACAAATATGCGCTGAAG ATGCTACAGGATTGTGCCAAGGCCCGTAGGGAAGTGGAACTCCACTGGAGGGCGTCGCCTTGTTCCAACATCGTGCGCATCATTGACGTCTTCGAAAACCTCTATCAGagcaggaagtgtctgcttattGTGATGGAGTG CATGGATGGTGGTGAACTTTTTAGTCGTATCCAGGACCGAGGAGACCAGGCCTTCACAGAGAGAG AGGCATCTGATATCATGAAGAGTATTGGAGAGGCCATTCAGTTTCTCCATGCAATCAACATTGCACACAGAGACGTTAAG CCTGAGAATTTACTGTATTCGTCGAAGAGGCCCAGTGCCCTGCTCAAACTCACAGACTTCGGCTTTGCCAAGGAAACCACCTCACACAACTCTTTAGCGACTCCTTGCTACACACCCTACTATGTTG CTCCGGAGGTTCTTGGCCCAGAGAAATACGACAAGTCATGTGACATGTGGTCATTGGGCGTTATCATGTATATCTT GTTGTGTGGGTACCCTCCTTTTTATTCTAACCACGGTCTTGCCATCTCTCctgggatgaagaagaggatcaGGATGGGCCAGTATGAGTTTCCCAACCCTGAATGGTGTGATGTATCAGAAGAAG CTAAACAACTGATTAGGACCCTCCTAAAGACTGAGCCAACCCAAAGGATGACCATCACAGAGTTCATGAATCATCCATGGATCAAT CAATCAATGGAGGTTCCCCAGACCCCTCTTCACACCAGCCGTGTActaaaggaggagaaggacacaTGGGAGGATGTCAAG GAGGAAATGACCAGTGCCCTGGCAACGATGAGGGTTGACTATGAGCAAATCAAGATCAAGACCATCGAGGACTCCACCAATCCACTGCTATCGAAACGGAGAAAGAAAGCCTGTAACACCATGGCGGACCCACATTCTGCTGGCCACTGA